The following are encoded together in the Oncorhynchus gorbuscha isolate QuinsamMale2020 ecotype Even-year linkage group LG03, OgorEven_v1.0, whole genome shotgun sequence genome:
- the LOC124032046 gene encoding immunoglobulin-like and fibronectin type III domain-containing protein 1 isoform X1 has product MWKKSKVTDQTATGQGGPSEAEQEEEKKAGIKKRSKVPGVMITQFIEVLPEGKSTPDFLRKPIALTIQEGKLAIFKANVCGDPKPEVTWGRAKGDMSDTETFQKRYDEATGEYTLEIHRVSGEEADTYKCYAINEYGKAICTAALNVIEVGFKKKKAMEQLEDIGRGRVNQNFVRPCVRPSFVLGSVDPAEFRKLLRKRKGVDKEEAVKEPGEIDERFWEIIMSADRKDYERICAEFGVKDFRVMLKKLSEKKKERQEEQAQYIETINNLKHIDIKGVGIASFEFDLELKDLSSRIFLYKDGVMIPYSDEEEMKHSLKTVGKKLIFSVRDLKAEDAGLYQVDVEEVNLFSTDFKIPTVDFIVKIQEVKAKEREDAMFECVLSQPCPRIKWMGKNATLEEGEKYTITVSEDKLIHRLLIKDCSQLDKGIYSAAAGIKTCSAWLIVEADSDPASHGKKKTRKTTQAGGTGLDLGKLAQEQQEKLAKERQEQIDAANKARAEEERLAREALLAPPLPDTGDGDSGEGGDSGEGKDTGDGKNKSESGSNKSKDGGKSVGEMKDSEKEGDDKKNKKSTDDSDKGKGSSNNGIDPNANGEGDGDSKGRKGRTGPLIPDTVIDAEKERDDKYKKSTDVSDKGKGASNNDIDPNANGEGDGDSKGRKGQTGPLIPDTVIDPNAKMGTGETEYTDESAKCSMRTRQGLLLKDSVIDPNVKSGTGQTEEYIDAAGMHSVRTRQGPLLKDTVIDPNGQSGTGETKEYTDASGKRSECTRQGPLLKDTVIDPNAQSGTGETEQYTDVSGKRSERTRQGPLLKDTVIDPGVQFVSGLSNVHALIGQPAELMCKLSNDNCEGTWYRDSKKLTADDGHIMSRDGANHKLVINRCQEEDSGKYRFEADGRKTEAMLNVKDPPRFDPDDLSAFSQPVIVKVGNSTTFKLPFVGREPMKIQWYRKGEELLDDNTTKIEKSFTQSRLLLSKCQRKDTGEIKIKLKNEHGTMEAISRLIVLDKPTAPQGPVEVLESTASCIHIKWRAPKDDGGCPVINYNLERQQVGRNTWKKLGDIPGVPEYKDNDVEHGRKYCYRIRVVTEEGVSEMMETDDLTAGTLAFPSSPAPPKVASAFNNCINLTWSTPTDTGESRILGYNLEKRKKGSNLWSPVNPTDEPIQEKKRAVTDVVAGNEYEFRVYAINVSGLSEPSSPSEFIFAKDPKNPPGKVEDLKVADTSYTAISLSWNKPTEEVGVQDEAKGYFIEVRQAECIDWTRCNVTPIILTTFTVKSLKAMAMYWIRVIAINDGGEGVAQDLDNYILAMPPPVRPCFTDNKMKSFMVVRAGNSVRILLNFEASPWPEVTWLKDDVPLLKRVNISNSESSSQLLITSSERSDSGIYTIVVKNLVGQESFSVEVRVTDDPKPPGPVELEENVPGTVTVIWEPSPDEKRDDHLHYSVSKRDSTKGSWSTVADRLFNNKFTACNIMPGREYHFRVYAKNDMGMSAPSESPTWGSERRKDTFVVNMPAYKTCDLRTAPAFLVPLRQHTAPKGYECYMSCAIKGNPKPRVTWYRNNISLNTNTNYLITNICGVCSLLILRVTPKDWGEYNIQIESALGRAESSTKLTVRE; this is encoded by the exons GTAAATTAGCCATTTTCAAAGCCAATGTGTGTGGGGATCCCAAACCAGAGGTGACTTGGGGAAGAGCTAAGGGGGATATGTCAGACACAGAAACATTTCAAAAGAGATATGATGAAGCTACTGGTGAATACACTTTAGAG ATTCACAGAGTGTCTGGAGAGGAGGCAGACACTTACAAATGCTATGCTATCAATGAATATGGCAAGGCTATTTGCACTGCAGCATTGAATGTGATTGAGG TTGGATTCAAGAAGAAGAAGGCCATGGAGCAGTTAGAAGACATAG GAAGGGGGCGTGTCAACCAGAACTTCGTTCGTCCATGTGTTCGTCCATCCTTTGTGTTGG GTTCAGTAGATCCAGCAGAGTTCAGGAAATTGCTCAGAAAAAG GAAGGGAGTGGACAAAGAGGAAGCCGTGAAAGAACCTGGAGAAATCGATGAAAGGTTCTGGGAAATCATCATGAGTGCAGACAGGAAGGACTATGAACGAATCTGCGCTGAGTTTGGTGTCAAAGACTTCCGTGTAATGCTGAAGAAACTCAGTgagaagaaaaaggagagacaggaggaacaggcCCAG TATATTGAGACCATCAATAACCTGAAACATATTGATATTAAAGGAGTAGGCATTGCTTCGTTTGAGTTTGACCTTGAGCTCAAAGACCTCTCCAGTAGGATTTTCCTCTACAAG GATGGTGTAATGATTCCCTATAGTGATGAAGAAGAAATGAAACACAGCTTAAAGACTGTTGGGAAGAAGTTAATCTTCAGTGTGCGGGACCTTAAGGCAGAGGATGCTGGGCTCTATCAGGTGGATGTTGAGGAGGTCAATCTGTTCTCTACAGACTTCAAGA TTCCCACAGTGGATTTCATTGTCAAGATCCAGGAGGTGAAGgccaaggagagagaggatgctaTGTTTGAGTGTGTCCTGTCACAACCCTGTCCCAGAATCAAATGGATGGGCAAGAATGCCActctggaggagggagagaaatacaCCATAACTGTATCCGAAGACAAGCTGATCCACAGACTGCTAATAAAGGACTGTAGCCAGCTGGACAAGGGTATCTACTCTGCTGCGGCAGGAATCAAGACATGCAGTGCCTGGCTGATAGTGGAAG ctgacAGCGACCCTGCTTCCCATGGTAAAAAGAAGACGCGAAAAACAACCCAGGCTGGTGGAACAGGGTTGGATCTGGGGAAACTGGCTCAAGAGCAGCAGGAAAAACTGGCGAAGGAAAGGCAGGAGCAGATCGATGCTGCAAACAAGGCCAGAGCGGAAGAGGAGAGGCTTGCCCGAGAGGCACTCCTGGCACCCCCTCTTCCTGATACTGGGGATGGAGACAGTGGGGAAGGCGGAGACAGTGGGGAAGGCAAAGACACCGGAGATGGAAAAAACAAGTCTGAAAGTGGATCAAACAAATCCAAAGATGGTGGCAAATCAGTTGGCGAAATGAAAGACTCTGAAAAGGAAGGAGAtgacaagaagaacaagaaatcCACTGATGATTCTGACAAAGGCAAAG GATCATCAAACAATGGCATTGACCCAAATGCAAACGGGGAAGGCGATGGAGACAGTAAGGGACGTAAGGGCCGTACTGGTCCACTTATACCAGACACAGTCATTG ATGCTGAGAAGGAAAGAGATGACAAGTACAAGAAATCCACTGATGTTTCGGACAAAGGCAAAG GAGCATCAAACAATGACATTGACCCAAATGCAAACGGGGAAGGCGATGGAGACAGTAAGGGACGTAAGGGCCAAACTGGTCCACTTATACCAGACACAGTCATTG ATCCCAATGCGAAAATGGGGACAGGAGAAACTGAGTACACTGATGAGTCTGCTAAGTGTTCAATGCGCACAAGACAAGGCCTTCTGCTGAAAGACAGTGTGATTG ATCCCAATGTGAAAAGTGGGACAGGACAAACTGAAGAGTACATTGATGCAGCTGGCATGCATTCAGTGCGCACAAGGCAAGGCCCACTGCTGAAAGACACAGTGATTG ATCCCAATGGGCAAAGTGGTACAGGAGAAACTAAGGAGTACACTGATGCATCTGGCAAGCGATCAGAGTGCACAAGGCAAGGCCCACTGCTGAAGGACACAGTGATTG ATCCCAATGCTCAAAGTGGTACAGGAGAAACTGAGCAGTACACTGATGTGTCTGGCAAGCGTTCAGAGCGCACAAGGCAAGGCCCACTGCTGAAGGACACAGTGATTG ATCCAGGAGTTCAGTTCGTAAGCGGGTTGTCAAATGTCCATGCCCTCATTGGCCAGCCTGCAGAGCTGATGTGTAAGCTGAGCAATGATAATTGTGAAGGGACCTGGTACAGAGATAGCAAGAAG TTGACAGCAGATGATGGACACATAATGTCCAGAGATGGTGCAAACCACAAGCTGGTCATCAACCGTTGTCAGGAGGAAGACTCTGGAAAATACCGCTTTGAGGCAGACGGGCGTAAAACTGAGGCAATGCTGAATGTGAAAG ACCCTCCCAGGTTTGACCCTGATGATCTGTCTGCGTTCTCTCAGCCGGTCATAGTCAAAGTGGGGAATAGCACCACTTTCAAACTGCCCTTTGTGGGCCGCGAGCCCATGAAGATCCAGTGGTACAGAAAAGGAGAGGAGCTCCTGGACGATAACACCACCAAGATAGAGAAGTCCTTCACCCAAAGCCGCCTGCTCCTCAGCAAGTGCCAGCGCAAAGACACTGGAGAGATCAAGATCAAGCTCAAGAACGAACATGGTACCATGGAGGCTATCTCAAGACTCATTGTCCTCG ACAAACCCACTGCGCCCCAGGGCCCTGTGGAGGTCCTCGAAAGCACAGCCTCTTGTATTCATATCAAATGGAGAGCTCCAAAGGATGACGGTGGCTGCCCAGTAATAAACTACAACCTGGAGCGCCAGCAAGTTGGCCGCAACACTTGGAAGAAGCTGGGGGACATCCCTGGCGTGCCCGAATACAAGGATAACGACGTGGAACACGGCAGGAAGTATTGCTATCGTATCAGGGTGGTCACAGAGGAGGGCGTCAGTGAGATGATGGAGACTGATGACCTCACGGCTGGCACCTTGG CCTTTCCTAGCAGCCCTGCCCCACCAAAAGTGGCTAGTGCTTTTAACAACTGCATCAACCTGACATGGTCTACCCCGACCGACACTGGCGAGTCTCGCATCCTGGGCTACAACTTGGAAAAACGCAAGAAGGGGAGTAATCTTTGGAGTCCTGTTAACCCTACAGATGAGCCTATCCAAG AAAAGAAACGTGCAGTGACAGATGTTGTAGCAGGGAACGAATACGAGTTCAGAGTTTATGCTATCAATGTCTCTGGACTCAGCGAGCCCAGTTCCCCTTCAGAGTTTATTTTCGCAAAAGACCCAAAGA ATCCCCCAGGGAAAGTGGAAGATCTGAAGGTGGCAGACACATCCTACACCGCCATCTCCCTGTCCTGGAACAAACCCACAGAGGAAGTGGGGGTCCAGGATGAGGCCAAAGGGTATTTTATAGAGGTCAGGCAGGCTGAGTGCATAGACTGGACCCGCTGTAACGTCACCCCCATCATCTTGACCACCTTCACTGTGAAAAGCCTGAAGGCCATGGCCATGTACTGGATCAGGGTGATCGCTATCAATGACGGAGGAGAAGGAGTGGCCCAGGATCTGGACAACTACATCCTGGCCATGCCTCCACCTG TGAGACCATGCTTCACCGATAATAAGATGAAGAGTTTCATGGTGGTGAGAGCTGGAAATTCTGTCAGGATCCTCTTAAACTTTGAG GCATCCCCATGGCCAGAAGTCACGTGGCTGAAGGATGATGTTCCTTTGCTGAAGCGGGTCAATATCTCCAACTCTGAATCGTCATCTCAACTTCTGATCACTTCCTCTGAGCGCTCTGATTCAGGGATCTACACCATAGTGGTCAAAAATCTAGTGGGCCAGGAGAGCTTCAGCGTGGAGGTCAGGGTTACAg ATGATCCCAAGCCTCCAGGACCAGTAGAACTTGAGGAGAACGTCCCAGGCACTGTGACTGTGATTTGGGAGCCATCCCCTGATGAGAAGCGTGACGACCACCTTCACTACTCTGTGTCTAAACGGGACTCCACCAAAGGCTCATGGAGCACGGTGGCCGATCGGCTCTTCAACAACAAGTTCACGGCTTGTAACATTATGCCTGGCAGGGAGTACCACTTCAGGGTCTACGCCAAGAATGACATGGGCATGTCTGCTCCGTCTGAGTCTCCCACTTGGGGAAGCGAGAGGAGGAAAG ACACATTTGTGGTAAACATGCCAGCCTACAAAACGTGTGATTTGCGGACCGCTCCAGCCTTCCTTGTGCCACTGAGACAGCACACAGCACCCAAAGGCTACGAGTGCTATATGAGCTGTGCCATAAAGGGAAATCCCAAGCCTCGCGTCACTTGGTACCGCAACAACATCAGCCTCAACACTAACACCAACTACTTGATCACGAACATCTGTGGTGTCTGCTCCTTGCTGATACTCCGTGTGACCCCCAAAGACTGGGGCGAGTACAACATCCAAATAGAAAGTGCCCTGGGGAGGGCCGAGTCCTCCACCAAACTCACAGTCAGAG AATGA
- the LOC124032046 gene encoding immunoglobulin-like and fibronectin type III domain-containing protein 1 isoform X10, which yields MWKKSKVTDQTATGQGGPSEAEQEEEKKAGIKKRSKVPGVMITQFIEVLPEGKSTPDFLRKPIALTIQEGKLAIFKANVCGDPKPEVTWGRAKGDMSDTETFQKRYDEATGEYTLEIHRVSGEEADTYKCYAINEYGKAICTAALNVIEVGFKKKKAMEQLEDIGRGRVNQNFVRPCVRPSFVLGSVDPAEFRKLLRKRKGVDKEEAVKEPGEIDERFWEIIMSADRKDYERICAEFGVKDFRVMLKKLSEKKKERQEEQAQYIETINNLKHIDIKGVGIASFEFDLELKDLSSRIFLYKDGVMIPYSDEEEMKHSLKTVGKKLIFSVRDLKAEDAGLYQVDVEEVNLFSTDFKIPTVDFIVKIQEVKAKEREDAMFECVLSQPCPRIKWMGKNATLEEGEKYTITVSEDKLIHRLLIKDCSQLDKGIYSAAAGIKTCSAWLIVEADSDPASHGKKKTRKTTQAGGTGLDLGKLAQEQQEKLAKERQEQIDAANKARAEEERLAREALLAPPLPDTGDGDSGEGGDSGEGKDTGDGKNKSESGSNKSKDGGKSVGEMKDSEKEGDDKKNKKSTDDSDKGKGSSNNGIDPNANGEGDGDSKGRKGRTGPLIPDTVIDAEKERDDKYKKSTDVSDKGKDPNVKSGTGQTEEYIDAAGMHSVRTRQGPLLKDTVIDPNGQSGTGETKEYTDASGKRSECTRQGPLLKDTVIDPNAQSGTGETEQYTDVSGKRSERTRQGPLLKDTVIDPGVQFVSGLSNVHALIGQPAELMCKLSNDNCEGTWYRDSKKLTADDGHIMSRDGANHKLVINRCQEEDSGKYRFEADGRKTEAMLNVKDPPRFDPDDLSAFSQPVIVKVGNSTTFKLPFVGREPMKIQWYRKGEELLDDNTTKIEKSFTQSRLLLSKCQRKDTGEIKIKLKNEHGTMEAISRLIVLDKPTAPQGPVEVLESTASCIHIKWRAPKDDGGCPVINYNLERQQVGRNTWKKLGDIPGVPEYKDNDVEHGRKYCYRIRVVTEEGVSEMMETDDLTAGTLAFPSSPAPPKVASAFNNCINLTWSTPTDTGESRILGYNLEKRKKGSNLWSPVNPTDEPIQEKKRAVTDVVAGNEYEFRVYAINVSGLSEPSSPSEFIFAKDPKNPPGKVEDLKVADTSYTAISLSWNKPTEEVGVQDEAKGYFIEVRQAECIDWTRCNVTPIILTTFTVKSLKAMAMYWIRVIAINDGGEGVAQDLDNYILAMPPPVRPCFTDNKMKSFMVVRAGNSVRILLNFEASPWPEVTWLKDDVPLLKRVNISNSESSSQLLITSSERSDSGIYTIVVKNLVGQESFSVEVRVTDDPKPPGPVELEENVPGTVTVIWEPSPDEKRDDHLHYSVSKRDSTKGSWSTVADRLFNNKFTACNIMPGREYHFRVYAKNDMGMSAPSESPTWGSERRKDTFVVNMPAYKTCDLRTAPAFLVPLRQHTAPKGYECYMSCAIKGNPKPRVTWYRNNISLNTNTNYLITNICGVCSLLILRVTPKDWGEYNIQIESALGRAESSTKLTVRE from the exons GTAAATTAGCCATTTTCAAAGCCAATGTGTGTGGGGATCCCAAACCAGAGGTGACTTGGGGAAGAGCTAAGGGGGATATGTCAGACACAGAAACATTTCAAAAGAGATATGATGAAGCTACTGGTGAATACACTTTAGAG ATTCACAGAGTGTCTGGAGAGGAGGCAGACACTTACAAATGCTATGCTATCAATGAATATGGCAAGGCTATTTGCACTGCAGCATTGAATGTGATTGAGG TTGGATTCAAGAAGAAGAAGGCCATGGAGCAGTTAGAAGACATAG GAAGGGGGCGTGTCAACCAGAACTTCGTTCGTCCATGTGTTCGTCCATCCTTTGTGTTGG GTTCAGTAGATCCAGCAGAGTTCAGGAAATTGCTCAGAAAAAG GAAGGGAGTGGACAAAGAGGAAGCCGTGAAAGAACCTGGAGAAATCGATGAAAGGTTCTGGGAAATCATCATGAGTGCAGACAGGAAGGACTATGAACGAATCTGCGCTGAGTTTGGTGTCAAAGACTTCCGTGTAATGCTGAAGAAACTCAGTgagaagaaaaaggagagacaggaggaacaggcCCAG TATATTGAGACCATCAATAACCTGAAACATATTGATATTAAAGGAGTAGGCATTGCTTCGTTTGAGTTTGACCTTGAGCTCAAAGACCTCTCCAGTAGGATTTTCCTCTACAAG GATGGTGTAATGATTCCCTATAGTGATGAAGAAGAAATGAAACACAGCTTAAAGACTGTTGGGAAGAAGTTAATCTTCAGTGTGCGGGACCTTAAGGCAGAGGATGCTGGGCTCTATCAGGTGGATGTTGAGGAGGTCAATCTGTTCTCTACAGACTTCAAGA TTCCCACAGTGGATTTCATTGTCAAGATCCAGGAGGTGAAGgccaaggagagagaggatgctaTGTTTGAGTGTGTCCTGTCACAACCCTGTCCCAGAATCAAATGGATGGGCAAGAATGCCActctggaggagggagagaaatacaCCATAACTGTATCCGAAGACAAGCTGATCCACAGACTGCTAATAAAGGACTGTAGCCAGCTGGACAAGGGTATCTACTCTGCTGCGGCAGGAATCAAGACATGCAGTGCCTGGCTGATAGTGGAAG ctgacAGCGACCCTGCTTCCCATGGTAAAAAGAAGACGCGAAAAACAACCCAGGCTGGTGGAACAGGGTTGGATCTGGGGAAACTGGCTCAAGAGCAGCAGGAAAAACTGGCGAAGGAAAGGCAGGAGCAGATCGATGCTGCAAACAAGGCCAGAGCGGAAGAGGAGAGGCTTGCCCGAGAGGCACTCCTGGCACCCCCTCTTCCTGATACTGGGGATGGAGACAGTGGGGAAGGCGGAGACAGTGGGGAAGGCAAAGACACCGGAGATGGAAAAAACAAGTCTGAAAGTGGATCAAACAAATCCAAAGATGGTGGCAAATCAGTTGGCGAAATGAAAGACTCTGAAAAGGAAGGAGAtgacaagaagaacaagaaatcCACTGATGATTCTGACAAAGGCAAAG GATCATCAAACAATGGCATTGACCCAAATGCAAACGGGGAAGGCGATGGAGACAGTAAGGGACGTAAGGGCCGTACTGGTCCACTTATACCAGACACAGTCATTG ATGCTGAGAAGGAAAGAGATGACAAGTACAAGAAATCCACTGATGTTTCGGACAAAGGCAAAG ATCCCAATGTGAAAAGTGGGACAGGACAAACTGAAGAGTACATTGATGCAGCTGGCATGCATTCAGTGCGCACAAGGCAAGGCCCACTGCTGAAAGACACAGTGATTG ATCCCAATGGGCAAAGTGGTACAGGAGAAACTAAGGAGTACACTGATGCATCTGGCAAGCGATCAGAGTGCACAAGGCAAGGCCCACTGCTGAAGGACACAGTGATTG ATCCCAATGCTCAAAGTGGTACAGGAGAAACTGAGCAGTACACTGATGTGTCTGGCAAGCGTTCAGAGCGCACAAGGCAAGGCCCACTGCTGAAGGACACAGTGATTG ATCCAGGAGTTCAGTTCGTAAGCGGGTTGTCAAATGTCCATGCCCTCATTGGCCAGCCTGCAGAGCTGATGTGTAAGCTGAGCAATGATAATTGTGAAGGGACCTGGTACAGAGATAGCAAGAAG TTGACAGCAGATGATGGACACATAATGTCCAGAGATGGTGCAAACCACAAGCTGGTCATCAACCGTTGTCAGGAGGAAGACTCTGGAAAATACCGCTTTGAGGCAGACGGGCGTAAAACTGAGGCAATGCTGAATGTGAAAG ACCCTCCCAGGTTTGACCCTGATGATCTGTCTGCGTTCTCTCAGCCGGTCATAGTCAAAGTGGGGAATAGCACCACTTTCAAACTGCCCTTTGTGGGCCGCGAGCCCATGAAGATCCAGTGGTACAGAAAAGGAGAGGAGCTCCTGGACGATAACACCACCAAGATAGAGAAGTCCTTCACCCAAAGCCGCCTGCTCCTCAGCAAGTGCCAGCGCAAAGACACTGGAGAGATCAAGATCAAGCTCAAGAACGAACATGGTACCATGGAGGCTATCTCAAGACTCATTGTCCTCG ACAAACCCACTGCGCCCCAGGGCCCTGTGGAGGTCCTCGAAAGCACAGCCTCTTGTATTCATATCAAATGGAGAGCTCCAAAGGATGACGGTGGCTGCCCAGTAATAAACTACAACCTGGAGCGCCAGCAAGTTGGCCGCAACACTTGGAAGAAGCTGGGGGACATCCCTGGCGTGCCCGAATACAAGGATAACGACGTGGAACACGGCAGGAAGTATTGCTATCGTATCAGGGTGGTCACAGAGGAGGGCGTCAGTGAGATGATGGAGACTGATGACCTCACGGCTGGCACCTTGG CCTTTCCTAGCAGCCCTGCCCCACCAAAAGTGGCTAGTGCTTTTAACAACTGCATCAACCTGACATGGTCTACCCCGACCGACACTGGCGAGTCTCGCATCCTGGGCTACAACTTGGAAAAACGCAAGAAGGGGAGTAATCTTTGGAGTCCTGTTAACCCTACAGATGAGCCTATCCAAG AAAAGAAACGTGCAGTGACAGATGTTGTAGCAGGGAACGAATACGAGTTCAGAGTTTATGCTATCAATGTCTCTGGACTCAGCGAGCCCAGTTCCCCTTCAGAGTTTATTTTCGCAAAAGACCCAAAGA ATCCCCCAGGGAAAGTGGAAGATCTGAAGGTGGCAGACACATCCTACACCGCCATCTCCCTGTCCTGGAACAAACCCACAGAGGAAGTGGGGGTCCAGGATGAGGCCAAAGGGTATTTTATAGAGGTCAGGCAGGCTGAGTGCATAGACTGGACCCGCTGTAACGTCACCCCCATCATCTTGACCACCTTCACTGTGAAAAGCCTGAAGGCCATGGCCATGTACTGGATCAGGGTGATCGCTATCAATGACGGAGGAGAAGGAGTGGCCCAGGATCTGGACAACTACATCCTGGCCATGCCTCCACCTG TGAGACCATGCTTCACCGATAATAAGATGAAGAGTTTCATGGTGGTGAGAGCTGGAAATTCTGTCAGGATCCTCTTAAACTTTGAG GCATCCCCATGGCCAGAAGTCACGTGGCTGAAGGATGATGTTCCTTTGCTGAAGCGGGTCAATATCTCCAACTCTGAATCGTCATCTCAACTTCTGATCACTTCCTCTGAGCGCTCTGATTCAGGGATCTACACCATAGTGGTCAAAAATCTAGTGGGCCAGGAGAGCTTCAGCGTGGAGGTCAGGGTTACAg ATGATCCCAAGCCTCCAGGACCAGTAGAACTTGAGGAGAACGTCCCAGGCACTGTGACTGTGATTTGGGAGCCATCCCCTGATGAGAAGCGTGACGACCACCTTCACTACTCTGTGTCTAAACGGGACTCCACCAAAGGCTCATGGAGCACGGTGGCCGATCGGCTCTTCAACAACAAGTTCACGGCTTGTAACATTATGCCTGGCAGGGAGTACCACTTCAGGGTCTACGCCAAGAATGACATGGGCATGTCTGCTCCGTCTGAGTCTCCCACTTGGGGAAGCGAGAGGAGGAAAG ACACATTTGTGGTAAACATGCCAGCCTACAAAACGTGTGATTTGCGGACCGCTCCAGCCTTCCTTGTGCCACTGAGACAGCACACAGCACCCAAAGGCTACGAGTGCTATATGAGCTGTGCCATAAAGGGAAATCCCAAGCCTCGCGTCACTTGGTACCGCAACAACATCAGCCTCAACACTAACACCAACTACTTGATCACGAACATCTGTGGTGTCTGCTCCTTGCTGATACTCCGTGTGACCCCCAAAGACTGGGGCGAGTACAACATCCAAATAGAAAGTGCCCTGGGGAGGGCCGAGTCCTCCACCAAACTCACAGTCAGAG AATGA